The following nucleotide sequence is from Achromobacter spanius.
CCAGCACCAGCAAGGCGAATGGCCCCAGCCACAGCAGCCAGGTAATCGGCTTGAAGGGCGGGTCATAGCGCACGAAGTCACCGTAACGGTCTTCAAAAAAACGCATGATCTGCGCGTCGCTGCGGCCTTGGGCCAATTGCGCATGGATCAGGTTGCGCATGTCCTGGGCCAGCGGCGCATTGGAGTCGGCCAGGGTCTGGTTCTGGCAGACCAGGCAGCGCAAGCCGTGCGCCAGTTTGTCGGCGCGCTGTTGGTCGGCGGGCGATAGCGTGGGCAGCGAGGCTGCCGAGGAAAGCGTGGCGGCGTGCGCGGCGGGCGCGGCCACTGTCAGCACCAGCAGCAATCCCAGCAGCGCAACGCCACACAACGCCGCCCACGACTTCAGCCACAGGCCCATGCGCGTTTGCCGCCGCGCGCTCATTTCAGCGCCTCGACGATCGGCAGGATCCGCATCTGGAAGATCTCTGGCGTGATCAGGCCCAGGTGCTTGTGGCGGATGCGGCCGGCGCCGTCGATGACGAAGGTTTCCGGCACGCCGTAGACGCCATACTCGATGCCCACGCGGCCATCCGTGTCGCTGGCCGAGGCCACGTAAGGGTTGCCGTTGCGCGCCAGCCAGGCGACGGCGTCTTCGGGCTTGTCCTTGTAGTTCAAGCCGTACAGCGGAATGGCGTGGCGCTGGGCGGCCTCGCGCAGCACCGGCAATTCTTCCTGGCAGGGTGCGCACCACGACGCCCACACGTTCAGCAACCACACCTGCCCGCGCAGCGCTTGCACGTCCAGCCGTTCGCCGGGCGCCTGCAGCACCGGCAGGTCGATAGGCGGGGCCGGCTTGTCGATCATGGCGGACGGCACGGCGCGCGGGTCGCGTGACAGACCCATCGCCAGGAACACGGCCATTGCCATGAAGACGGCCAGCGGCAGCACGTAGCGCATCAATAGCCCTCCCGTGGCTGGTGCCGTGGCGTCGCCAAACCGCGCTGGGCCTGGCGTGCCACTGCCTCTTGCTGGCGGCGATAGCGCTTGTCGCCCGCGGCCAGCAGACCGCCCAAGGCCATCAAGAGGCAACCCGCCCAGATCCACATCATGAAAGGCTTGACCTGGATGCGTACGGTCCAGGCAACCTTGCCGCCGGGTTCGCCCACCGGTTCGCCCAAGGCCACGAAGAGGTCGCGGGTGGGGCCGCTGTCGATGTCGGCCTGGCTCAAGGCCATGTCCTGCACGGTGTACAGGCGCTTTTCCGGGTAGAGCGTCACCACCGGATTGCCGTCGCGCGTGACGTTGAACACGGCGCGCTGGGCGTTGTAGTTGGGGCCGGCTGCGGGCGCGATGCCGGCAAACGTGAATTGGTAGCCGCCGGCTTCCTGGGTGGCGCCCAGCTCCATGCGGATCTCGTGCTTGACCTCATAGCCGTTGGCCAATGTGACGCCCGCGATGAAGATGCCGATGCCGGCGTGCGCCAGCAGCATGCCGTACCAGGACCGCGGCTGCCGCCCAAGGCGCCGCAGCCATTCGCCATCGGCGCCGTCGGTCAGCCGCTGCCACGCATGCGAGCCGGCCGCGGCCACCGACCAGGCGGCCAGCCACAAGCCCAGCATGACCAGCGGCGAACCCAGGCGCGCCGGCCCCGGCATGGCCAGCGGCAGCAACACGGCGGTCAACACGCTGACGACGAAGGCTGCGCGCAGCTTGCGCGCCAGGTCGGGCACTTCGGCCTGTTTCCAGCGCGCCACCGGCCCCACGCCCATCAGGAAGATCGCGGGCGTCATCAACGGTACGAACACCGCTTCGAAGTAGGGCGGGCCGATGGATATCTTGCCCCAGTCCAATACGTCGAGCACCACCGGGTACAACGTGCCCAACAGCACCGCGCCCGCCGCCACCGTCAGCACGACATTGTTGGACAGCAACAGCGATTCGCGCGACAGCAAGGAAAACCCGCCGCCCAGGCCCACCGAGGGCGCGCGCCAGGCATACAGCACCAGCGAGCCGCCCACGATCACGGTCATGAACGCCAGGATGTACAGGCCCCGCCCGGGGTCCACCGCGAATGCGTGTACCGAGGTGAGCACGCCCGAGCGGACCAGAAACGTGCCCAGGATGCTGAGCGAAAACGTGCAGATGGCCAGCAGCACGGTCCAACTGCGGAACGCGCCCCGGCGTTCGGTGACGATCAGCGAGTGAATCAGCGCGGTGCCCGCCAGCCAGGGCATGAACGAGGCGTTTTCCACCGGGTCCCAGAACCACCAGCCGCCCCAGCCCAATACGTAATACGCCCAGGCGCTGCCCAACAGGATGCCCACGGTCAGGAAGGTCCACGCGGCCAAGGTCCAGGGGCGCACCCAGCGCGCCCACAGCGCGTCCAGCTCGCCCGACAGCAGCGCCGCGATCGCAAAGGCGAAGGCCACGGAAAAACCCACGTAGCCCATGTACAGCATGGGTGGGTGCACGATCATGCCCGGGTCTTGCAGCAGCGGGTTCAGGTCGCGCCCGGCCATGGCGGGCGGCATCAGCCGTTCGAAGGGGTTGGACAGGAACAGCAGGAACAGCAGAAAGCCCACGCTGATCCAGCCCATGACCGCCAGCACGCGCCCGGTGAAGGGCAAGGGCAGGCGGCGGCTGAAGACGGCCACCGCCAGGGTCCAGGCCGTAAGCAGGTAAAGCCACAGCAGCAGCGACCCCTCATGCCCGCCCCACACGGCGGCAAAGCGATAGGCGGTGGGCAGGTCGGCGTGCGAGTTGCCGGCCACGTACAACACCGAAAAATCGTTGTCGACGAACGACCAGGCCAGGCAGCCAAAGGCCAGCGACGTCAGGCAGAACTGGCCCACGGCGGCGGGCCTGGCCACCCGCAACCCCGCCTGCCAGCCAGTGGCGGCGCCGATCAGCGGCAACGTTGCCTGGGCCAACGCCACCAGCAGCGCCAGGATCAGGCTGAACAGGCCGATCTCGGGAATCATCGGGCCTCCGGGCGAGCGGTGTAGTCGGCGGCGACGGTGCTTGCCGCACCCACCCGAGCACCGGCGACGTTGCCGGTCACGTCAACCGCGCCACCGGATGCGCCAGCAGCGCGCTTGATTGCATCGGCGGCTTCCGGCGGCATGTAGTTTTCATCATGCTTGGCCAGTACCTGCGTGGCGCGAAACACGCCGTCCGCGCCCAGCTTGCCCGCCACCACCACGCCCTTGCCTTCGCGGAACAGGTCGGGCAGCAGCCCCTGGTAGGCCACGGGCACGGTGTGCGCGGTGTCGGTCACGATGAAGCGCAGGGTCACGCCGTCGGGTTCGCGACGCACCGAACCCTGTTCAACCAAGCCGCCCACGCGGAAGCTGCCGTTGGCTGGGGCTTCTTTCGCGACGACCTGACTGGGGCTGAAGAAGAACACCAGGTTCGATTGCAGCGCGTTCAAGATCAGCGTGGTGGCCAGGGCCAGCAGCGTCAGTCCGCCGGCAATGGCCCAGGCGCGCCGCTTGCGCGGGCTCATGGGCGCCTCGCTTCAGCGCCTGGGCCAAGGGGCGGGCGCGGGGTGCGCCGAGTGTGCGGGCCGGCTTGCCTGCGCGCGCGGCGCCACAGCAAATAAACTTCCAGCCCCATCAACGCCGCCGTCACGCCGTAGGCGCCCAGTATGTACGGGCCATGGCCTTGCAAGGAAAACAGCATGTCCCAGCTCATGGCGCCTCCTGGCGCTTTGTGTGGCCCGCGTTCACAGCGCCCGGTTCGCGCTGCGCGATCAACCCGCGCACGCGCGCCAGCGCCACCGCCGCGCTGTAAAGCCAGAACGCCGCCACCATCAGCAGCATGGCCGTCAGCATGATGCGCGCCATGCTGGGCGCGGTGGTCAGGTTGATGGATGCGCCCTGGTGCAGCGTGCTCCACCACCGCACCGAGAAATAGATGATGGGCACGTTGATCACGCCGGCCAGCAGCAGGATGGCGCCGCTGCGGTCGGCCCGGCGGACGTCGTCGGTGGCCGCTTGCAGGGCAATGAAGCCCAGGTACAGAAACAGCAGAATCAATTCCGACGTCAGCCGTGCGTCCCAGACCCACCACGCGCCCCAGGTGGGTTTGCCCCACAGCGCGCCGGTCCACAAGGTCAGGAAGGTGAAGAGCGCGCCGGTAGGCGCCAGCGCGCGCATCATCATGAACGACAGGCGCGTGTGGTAGATCAGGCCGAGCGCGGCATAGCCCGCCATCACCAGGTACAGGAACATCGACATCCATGCGGCCGCCACATGAATGAACAGGATGCGATAGACCTCGCCCTGCTGACTGTCCGGGGGCGCGACCACCAGGCCAACGTACAAACCGGCGGCGGCAAAAAGGGCGGCGGCCAGCGCCAGCCAGGGGATCAATCGGCCGGCCAGCGGGTAGAACACAGCGGGCGATGCGTAGCGCATCCAGCCAGGGCGCGAGCGCATGCCAGAGCCTGAGCCCGCGTTCAAGTCCGGGTCCGCGCCCGATGCCGACGCCGTTGCCACGCCGCGTGGTTCGAAGACAGGTGACTTGTGCATGGATCCTCTCATTCCAGCGCCACGCGCAGCGCGGCGGACGCGCTCCAGGGGCATAGCAGGATCGCCAGGCACAGGCACGCGCCCAGCAGCGACAGTTGCGGCCCGGCGCCCAGCCCGGCGTGCTTGGCCGACACCGCGCCCGCGCCAAAGATCAGCACCGGCACATACAGCGGCAACACCAGCAAGGGCAACAGCGCGGCGCCACGCAGGCCCAGCGTCAGCGCCGCGCCCAGGCCGCCCACCAGCGCCAGCGTGGGGGTGCCCAACAGCAGGGACAGGACCAGCACGCCGATGGCTTGTGGCGGCAAATCAAACTGCAATGCCAGGATGGGGCTGGCAAGAATAAGCGGGACGCAAGCGCTGAACCAGTGCGCCGCCAGCTTCACGCCCACCAGCAGCGGCAGCGGATGCGGCGACACCAGCAACTGCTCCAGCGCGCCGTTGTCGTGGTCCTGGGTGAAAGGGCGATGCAGGCTCAGCAAGATGCCCAGCAGCGCACACACCCACAGCACGCCGGGGCCAATGGCGCGCAGCAGCACCGGGTCGGGGCCGACCGCCAGCGGAAACAGCGATCCGGCCACCACGAAGAACAAGGTGGCGCCCAGCGTGTCGGCGGGCCGTCGCCAGGCCAGCCGGATGTCACGCAACACCAACTGAGACAGCGTGGCCAGCATCCGCGTAGTCATCCATGTTCAGGGTTTGCAGGCGATCGGGCGCGGTTAGGGGTTGCCGATGGCAGGCCACCACCGCCGCGCCGCCACCGTCCAGGTGCGCGTCCAGCCTGGCCCATAGTTGCGCCAGGCTGGACGCGTCCAGCCCCGCATCGGGTTCGTCCAGCAGCCATAGCGGCTTGCCGCTAAGCATCACGGCCACCAGCGCCACCCGACGCGCCTGCCCTTGCGACAGGCGGGCCGCCGGGGTATGCAGGCAATCATGCAAGCGCCAGTTGGCCAACCCCGCCGCGATGGCGTCATCGCATTGCGGCACGCCGGAAACATGCAGGCTGTAGCGCAGGTTCTCCAACGCGGTAAGGTCCGCACACAGCCCATTGGCGTGGCCCAGATACGCCATCTGCGCAAAGTAGGACGATGGGTCGCGCGACACGTCACGGCCCCGTGCATGCAAGGCGCCAGCCACGGGCTGCAGCAAACCGGCCAGCATGCGCAGCACGCTGGTCTTGCCGCTGCCATTGGCGCCATGCAAGTGCAGCAACTGGCCGGCGTGCAGGTCGAAGTGCAAGGCGCCCAGGCCTTGCCCCGCCACACCGCCACGCGGGCAACACAGGCCGCTGGCGGCCAGCAAGGGCGGCGGTGCGTCAGCGGGTCGCACTGGCTGGCTCCGCCTTGGCTATTTCCTTGGGTGCGATGGCGGCCGGCGTCGCGTTGGACGTCTGCCCCGGCGGAATATGCGGCAAGGTGTGCGCGATACCCTTGTGGCAATCGATACAGGTCTTGGACTTGTCCGCCAGATAGGTCGAATGCATGTTCTGCGCGCGCACGCTCTGGCGCGTGAAGTCCATGTATTCGTAGTTGTGGCAGTTGCGGCATTCCAGCGAATCGTTTGCCTTGAAGCGCGCCCATTCGTGCTGAGCCAGTTCCAGCCGCTTGTCGACGAACTTTTCGCGCGTGTCGATGGTGCCGAAGATCTTGCCCCAGACTTCCTTGGACGCCTGCATCTTGCGGGCGATCTTGTCCGTCCAGTTGTGCGGCACGTGGCAGTCCGAACACAGCGCGCGCACGCCCGAACGGTTGGTGAAGTGGATGGTGCCCTTCAATTCCGCATAGACGTTGTCGCGCATTTCATGGCAGCCGGTGCAGAACTTTTCGGTGTTGGTGAGCTCCATCGCGGTGTTGAAGGCGCCCCAGAACAGGATGCCGCCGATGAAGCCGCCTATCGTCAGAAAGCCCAGGCTGAAATGCACGCTGGGGCGGCGGATGATGTTCCAGTAGCGCTTTAGCAGCTTGACCATGGCGGCGTCCTGTCCCTTACTTCTTGTCTGTCGCCGGGGCGGTCAGGCGCTTGAGGATCACGTCGATGTCCTGATAAGTGTTGGACACCAGCGGCTTGGCCTCGGCCTGCGGCACATGGCATTGCACACAGAAATACCTGCGTGGCGAGACCTCGGCCAGCACATTGCTGTCGCGGTCCATGTAGTGCGTGACGCTTAGCGGCGGGGCCTGGGTTTCCTCGGTGTTCACGCGCGCATGGCAGGCCAGGCAGCGGTTGTAGTTCTTGTCGATCTGATAGCCGTCGATCTTGTGCGGAATGGTGGGCGGCTGCATTGAATACGTGCGCATCCGCTTGATGTCCTTGTTTTCGATGGGGCTGATCAGGGGCGGGTCGGCCTCTTCGGCAACGGGCGTGGGCCCTCGCATGGGGTCTACGACCTCGAACGGCGGGGCGGCCCGGGCGGCGGGATTCAACAGGAAACCCGCAACAAGAGCGATGGCGATGGTGGCGGCGTGGTGGTTCATGGCTGTCTCCCCCAGACCTTCAGACTTTGACGATCCTGACCGCGCACTTCTTGAAGTCGGTCTGGAACGAGATCGGGTCGGTGGCGTCCAGCGTGACTTTGTTGATCAACTGGCCGGCGTCGAACCACGGCACGAACACCAGGCCGCGCGGCGGCTTGTTGCGTCCGCGCGTTTCCAGGCGGGTACGCATCTTGCCGCGCCGCGATTCGATTTCAACCTCCACGCCGCGTCGCAAGCCCATCGCCTGGGCGTCGTCGGGGTGCATGAAACAGACCGCGTTGGGAAAGGCGCGATACAGCTCGGGCACGCGCCGCGTCATGGACCCGGAATGCCAGTGCTCCAGAACGCGGCCAGTGGACAGCCAGAAGGGATATTCCTTGTCGGGGGATTCCGGCGGCGGTTCGTAGGGCAGGGCATAGATGATGGCGCGACCGTCGGGGTGGCCGTAGAACTCGAAGCCCGCGCCGGCCTTCACATAGGGGTCGCTGCCTTCGCGGTAGCGCCACAGCGTTTCCTTGCCGTTGACCACCGGCCAACGCAGGCCGCGCACCTCGTGGTAGGTGTCGAAGGGCGCCAGGTCGTGGCCATGGCCCCGTCCGAACTCGGCGTATTCCTCGAACAGGCCCTTTTGCGCATAGAAGCCGAATGCCTTGGCTTCCTGGTTTTCGTATTCCGCGTTCAATTCGCTGTTGGGGAATTTGTTGACCTTGCCGTTGGCGTACAGCACGTCAAACAGCGTCTTGCCGCGATATTCGGGTTTCTTGGCCAGCAGATCGGCGGGCCAGACTTCTTCCACCTTGAAGCGCTTGGAAAATTCCATCAACTGCCACAGGTCCGAACGCGCGTCGCCCGGCGCGTTCACCAACTGATGCCAGAACTGCGTGCGCCGTTCGGCGTTGCCGTAGGCGCCTTCTTTTTCCACCCACATGGCGGTGGGCAGGATCAGGTCGGCCGAAATGGTCGTGACCGTGGGGTAGGCGTCCGACACCACAATGAAATTGGCCGGGTTGCGGTAGCCGGGCAGCCCTTCGTTCATCAGGTTGGCGGCTGCCTGCATGTTGTTGTTCACCATCACCCAGTAGGCGTTGATGGTGCCGTCCTTCAGCATGCGGTTCTGCAACACGGCGTGCGCGCCCACCTTGTCGGGGATGGTGCCATCGGGCAGTTGCCAGATCTCTTCGGCGTGTGCGCGATGCTTGGGGTTGGTCACCACCAGGTCGGCCGGCAGCCGATGCGAAAACGTGCCCACTTCGCGCGCGGTGCCACAGGCCGATGGCTGGCCCG
It contains:
- a CDS encoding cytochrome c-type biogenesis protein, producing the protein MSARRQTRMGLWLKSWAALCGVALLGLLLVLTVAAPAAHAATLSSAASLPTLSPADQQRADKLAHGLRCLVCQNQTLADSNAPLAQDMRNLIHAQLAQGRSDAQIMRFFEDRYGDFVRYDPPFKPITWLLWLGPFALLVLGFWMLIRTLKRRAVARAPLTADERARAANFLDTGS
- a CDS encoding DsbE family thiol:disulfide interchange protein — encoded protein: MMRYVLPLAVFMAMAVFLAMGLSRDPRAVPSAMIDKPAPPIDLPVLQAPGERLDVQALRGQVWLLNVWASWCAPCQEELPVLREAAQRHAIPLYGLNYKDKPEDAVAWLARNGNPYVASASDTDGRVGIEYGVYGVPETFVIDGAGRIRHKHLGLITPEIFQMRILPIVEALK
- a CDS encoding heme lyase CcmF/NrfE family subunit; this translates as MIPEIGLFSLILALLVALAQATLPLIGAATGWQAGLRVARPAAVGQFCLTSLAFGCLAWSFVDNDFSVLYVAGNSHADLPTAYRFAAVWGGHEGSLLLWLYLLTAWTLAVAVFSRRLPLPFTGRVLAVMGWISVGFLLFLLFLSNPFERLMPPAMAGRDLNPLLQDPGMIVHPPMLYMGYVGFSVAFAFAIAALLSGELDALWARWVRPWTLAAWTFLTVGILLGSAWAYYVLGWGGWWFWDPVENASFMPWLAGTALIHSLIVTERRGAFRSWTVLLAICTFSLSILGTFLVRSGVLTSVHAFAVDPGRGLYILAFMTVIVGGSLVLYAWRAPSVGLGGGFSLLSRESLLLSNNVVLTVAAGAVLLGTLYPVVLDVLDWGKISIGPPYFEAVFVPLMTPAIFLMGVGPVARWKQAEVPDLARKLRAAFVVSVLTAVLLPLAMPGPARLGSPLVMLGLWLAAWSVAAAGSHAWQRLTDGADGEWLRRLGRQPRSWYGMLLAHAGIGIFIAGVTLANGYEVKHEIRMELGATQEAGGYQFTFAGIAPAAGPNYNAQRAVFNVTRDGNPVVTLYPEKRLYTVQDMALSQADIDSGPTRDLFVALGEPVGEPGGKVAWTVRIQVKPFMMWIWAGCLLMALGGLLAAGDKRYRRQQEAVARQAQRGLATPRHQPREGY
- the ccmE gene encoding cytochrome c maturation protein CcmE, which gives rise to MSPRKRRAWAIAGGLTLLALATTLILNALQSNLVFFFSPSQVVAKEAPANGSFRVGGLVEQGSVRREPDGVTLRFIVTDTAHTVPVAYQGLLPDLFREGKGVVVAGKLGADGVFRATQVLAKHDENYMPPEAADAIKRAAGASGGAVDVTGNVAGARVGAASTVAADYTARPEAR
- the ccmD gene encoding heme exporter protein CcmD; this translates as MSWDMLFSLQGHGPYILGAYGVTAALMGLEVYLLWRRARRQAGPHTRRTPRPPLGPGAEARRP
- the ccmC gene encoding heme ABC transporter permease CcmC codes for the protein MRSRPGWMRYASPAVFYPLAGRLIPWLALAAALFAAAGLYVGLVVAPPDSQQGEVYRILFIHVAAAWMSMFLYLVMAGYAALGLIYHTRLSFMMMRALAPTGALFTFLTLWTGALWGKPTWGAWWVWDARLTSELILLFLYLGFIALQAATDDVRRADRSGAILLLAGVINVPIIYFSVRWWSTLHQGASINLTTAPSMARIMLTAMLLMVAAFWLYSAAVALARVRGLIAQREPGAVNAGHTKRQEAP
- the ccmB gene encoding heme exporter protein CcmB, which codes for MLATLSQLVLRDIRLAWRRPADTLGATLFFVVAGSLFPLAVGPDPVLLRAIGPGVLWVCALLGILLSLHRPFTQDHDNGALEQLLVSPHPLPLLVGVKLAAHWFSACVPLILASPILALQFDLPPQAIGVLVLSLLLGTPTLALVGGLGAALTLGLRGAALLPLLVLPLYVPVLIFGAGAVSAKHAGLGAGPQLSLLGACLCLAILLCPWSASAALRVALE
- the ccmA gene encoding heme ABC exporter ATP-binding protein CcmA; translated protein: MRPADAPPPLLAASGLCCPRGGVAGQGLGALHFDLHAGQLLHLHGANGSGKTSVLRMLAGLLQPVAGALHARGRDVSRDPSSYFAQMAYLGHANGLCADLTALENLRYSLHVSGVPQCDDAIAAGLANWRLHDCLHTPAARLSQGQARRVALVAVMLSGKPLWLLDEPDAGLDASSLAQLWARLDAHLDGGGAAVVACHRQPLTAPDRLQTLNMDDYADAGHAVSVGVA
- a CDS encoding cytochrome c3 family protein; this encodes MVKLLKRYWNIIRRPSVHFSLGFLTIGGFIGGILFWGAFNTAMELTNTEKFCTGCHEMRDNVYAELKGTIHFTNRSGVRALCSDCHVPHNWTDKIARKMQASKEVWGKIFGTIDTREKFVDKRLELAQHEWARFKANDSLECRNCHNYEYMDFTRQSVRAQNMHSTYLADKSKTCIDCHKGIAHTLPHIPPGQTSNATPAAIAPKEIAKAEPASATR
- a CDS encoding nitrate reductase cytochrome c-type subunit, with translation MNHHAATIAIALVAGFLLNPAARAAPPFEVVDPMRGPTPVAEEADPPLISPIENKDIKRMRTYSMQPPTIPHKIDGYQIDKNYNRCLACHARVNTEETQAPPLSVTHYMDRDSNVLAEVSPRRYFCVQCHVPQAEAKPLVSNTYQDIDVILKRLTAPATDKK
- the napA gene encoding periplasmic nitrate reductase subunit alpha, giving the protein MSMARRDFIKQSAAAAAATVAGIPIVGMTQNIVTESEAAKLKWSKAPCRFCGTGCGVNVAVKDNQVVATHGDFNADVNKGLNCVKGYFLSKIMYGNDRLTTPLLRMKDGKYAKDGEFAPVSWDQAFDVMAEQFKRVLKDKGPTAVGMFGSGQWTIWEGYAALKLMKAGFRSNNLDPNARHCMASAAVGFMRTFGADEPMGCYDDIENADAFVLWGSNMAEMHPILWTRVTDRRLSAPKTRVVVLSTFEHRSYELADLTLTFTPQTDLAILNYIANYIIQTKRVNRDFVDKHTVFHEGNTDIGYGLRPDHPLQKAAKNADKAGGSKPITFDEFAKFVSKYDLEYTSKLTGVPQKQLRDLAELYADPKIRVTSFWTMGFNQHTRGVWANNMAYNIHLLTGKISTPGNSPFSLTGQPSACGTAREVGTFSHRLPADLVVTNPKHRAHAEEIWQLPDGTIPDKVGAHAVLQNRMLKDGTINAYWVMVNNNMQAAANLMNEGLPGYRNPANFIVVSDAYPTVTTISADLILPTAMWVEKEGAYGNAERRTQFWHQLVNAPGDARSDLWQLMEFSKRFKVEEVWPADLLAKKPEYRGKTLFDVLYANGKVNKFPNSELNAEYENQEAKAFGFYAQKGLFEEYAEFGRGHGHDLAPFDTYHEVRGLRWPVVNGKETLWRYREGSDPYVKAGAGFEFYGHPDGRAIIYALPYEPPPESPDKEYPFWLSTGRVLEHWHSGSMTRRVPELYRAFPNAVCFMHPDDAQAMGLRRGVEVEIESRRGKMRTRLETRGRNKPPRGLVFVPWFDAGQLINKVTLDATDPISFQTDFKKCAVRIVKV